A genomic segment from Spongiibacter sp. IMCC21906 encodes:
- the sucD gene encoding succinate--CoA ligase subunit alpha — translation MSILINKDTKVICQGFTGGQGTFHSEQAIAYGTKMVGGVTPGKGGTEHLGLPVFNTVKEAVDTTGAEASVIYVPAAFCKDSILEAATSGIKLIVCITEHIPVMDMLECKVKCDELGVRLIGPNCPGVITPGECKIGIMPGHIHLPGKVGIVSRSGTLTYEAVKQTTDFGFGQSTCVGIGGDPIPGSNFIDILAMFEKDPGTEAIVMIGEIGGTAEEEAAAYIKANVTKPVVSYIAGVTAPAGKRMGHAGAIISGGKGTADDKFAALEDAGVKTVRSLAQIGDALKEVTGW, via the coding sequence ATGTCTATTCTGATCAATAAAGATACTAAGGTTATCTGCCAGGGTTTTACTGGTGGTCAGGGCACCTTCCACTCTGAGCAAGCGATTGCTTATGGTACTAAAATGGTTGGTGGTGTTACGCCGGGTAAAGGCGGCACTGAGCATTTGGGTCTGCCTGTTTTCAACACGGTTAAAGAAGCGGTTGATACGACAGGTGCAGAAGCGTCAGTTATCTACGTACCTGCAGCTTTCTGTAAGGATTCTATCCTTGAAGCTGCGACTTCTGGCATCAAACTGATCGTTTGCATTACTGAGCACATTCCCGTTATGGATATGCTTGAGTGTAAAGTGAAGTGTGACGAGCTGGGCGTGCGCTTGATTGGACCTAACTGTCCAGGCGTTATCACTCCTGGCGAGTGCAAGATCGGCATTATGCCTGGTCACATTCATTTGCCCGGTAAAGTGGGTATCGTTTCTCGCTCTGGCACATTGACTTACGAAGCGGTTAAGCAAACTACCGATTTCGGTTTTGGTCAGTCTACGTGTGTTGGTATTGGTGGTGACCCCATCCCAGGTTCTAACTTTATCGACATTCTAGCCATGTTCGAAAAAGACCCCGGTACTGAAGCCATTGTGATGATCGGTGAGATTGGTGGTACGGCAGAAGAAGAAGCGGCTGCCTACATCAAAGCTAACGTGACTAAGCCTGTTGTTTCTTACATTGCTGGTGTGACTGCACCTGCTGGTAAGCGCATGGGTCACGCTGGTGCGATTATCTCTGGTGGTAAAGGTACTGCTGATGACAAATTTGCTGCTCTTGAAGATGCCGGTGTAAA